The nucleotide sequence CGAAATCGGTGGGATAGTCGCGCACCTGATCCCGAAGGACCAAATCCGGCGGTATCCACGGAAGCTTGTGGTCTTGCTGACCGAGATAGATCATCCCGAATGCTCTAAGTTCGCCGGTCTCGGCATACTTATGAAGCCGCTGATAGACCGAGTCCTGAGCCTTCCGATGGACAGCCTCGAACGAACGTGCGACACGACCCAGCCACCAGTATCGGCGTTCGTCGCCCTCGAATTGGCCTCCTCCTGCATTGAGACTGATTATGTGAGTGACTGGATAGTTGAAGGCGGAATCATGCGCCCTGCCGGGCTCAAGCACTGAGACGCCGAGATTGTCGAAGACACCCCCATCCGTGAGCAAGACTGTCTTACGGTGCCGCTTGCCCTTTCTATCGAACTCGAATGCCTCGACGAGCGGCGGCAGAAGAAGCGGGAAAGCGGCCGAAGCAGCGACTGCCTTGGCTATCGTCGGCTTGGCACCGACGAGTTCGCCATATCGCCAGCCGCCGGATTTCTCCGACCCGAACCGGAATGCTGTTCCAGTGCGCAGGTCGCAAGCGTTTATGATGGCGGTCAGGCCCGGTCGCGCCACCTGGTCGATCGTGTGATCGCCGAACAGTGTCTTTTCGAGTGCCGCCTCGAATGCCGTGGTCAGGCTGCCCCAAATGGGCAGGCTTCGTGAGAAAGCGCCGAGGGCGTTCTCGGCGGGCTCAGTCGCTGCACCCAGCCACTTCCGAAGGCGTGACAAGGCCAATGTCAGCAAGGCCACTAGCAAAGATGGCGCGCCGCATACCAGGAGTGTGCCGAGGGCCTTCGGTCCCTCCAGGCTGCAGAACAACGCCCTCATGATTTCCCGCTGCAGACCTCGGCGGAGGATCGCCCCGACGTGCGCTTCGAACTCTTCAAAGGTCCCCGCACGGTATGCCCAAGTCGCGCCAATGACACTGCCACCGGAGACGGTCGAGATGACCTTCACCTTCTCTAGGATCCTCCGATCGTGGAGGGCTCGAAGGCAGCCAAGATGGAAGGCCATTGCCCTGGCACCGCCTCCCGAAAGCGCAAGAGCGATAAACGGCTCGCCGTCAACGGACATAATCGGACCTCTGGAACACGCTGGCCGAGACGATCGGGGACTTTGTAGTTCCCCCCACGATTATCATCAGGAAGCGGCGACCCAGGAAGGTTGGGTCGGTCCCGA is from Halovulum dunhuangense and encodes:
- a CDS encoding patatin-like phospholipase family protein — its product is MSVDGEPFIALALSGGGARAMAFHLGCLRALHDRRILEKVKVISTVSGGSVIGATWAYRAGTFEEFEAHVGAILRRGLQREIMRALFCSLEGPKALGTLLVCGAPSLLVALLTLALSRLRKWLGAATEPAENALGAFSRSLPIWGSLTTAFEAALEKTLFGDHTIDQVARPGLTAIINACDLRTGTAFRFGSEKSGGWRYGELVGAKPTIAKAVAASAAFPLLLPPLVEAFEFDRKGKRHRKTVLLTDGGVFDNLGVSVLEPGRAHDSAFNYPVTHIISLNAGGGQFEGDERRYWWLGRVARSFEAVHRKAQDSVYQRLHKYAETGELRAFGMIYLGQQDHKLPWIPPDLVLRDQVRDYPTDFAPMSASNLDLLSRRGEQLTHLIVDRYLADLSE